AAAACAATCCAGATCAGTCCTCCTTCGCCGGCGCGGCTGATCAGAGGCATTATAAAATCAAAAAAAGAATTGTGCAGGCCGTGGTTGATCTGGTTAAACAGTCCCGCATCAAGTCTCATTAAAATTAATAATATTCCTTCCGTATTTTATTCACCTCTTTAAAATAAATTCTTGCGCCTGTACCAGAGGTATAAAATAACCGCCGCCAGACAGAGTATAACCGCCACGTCCAGCTTATGGAACCAGGTTTCTATCGACTTCCAGTTCTGGCCGAGTTTTAAGCCTATATACGTAAGCAGCAGGCTCCAGGGAAGAGAACCCAAAAAGGTATATACAATAAACTTTTTAAAATTCATGCCGGCAATTCCGGCCGGCAGGGAGATAAAGGTCCGGACAATGGGCATAAGCCTGGTAAAAAAAGTCGTGGCCTCGCCGTACCGCTCAAACCAGCGCTCGGCCAGTTCGAGGTGCTTAACCGAAAAACCGAAATACCTGCCGTATTTAACCAGAAATGGCCTCCCGCCCCGCAAGCCGAGATAGTACGAAAGGGCCGATCCTACGGTGCCTCCAACCGTTCCTGCCAGAACCGTCCGGTAAAATTCCAGCTTCCCGGTGGAGACGAGATAGCCTCCGAAAGGCAGGATTACCTCGCTTGGCAGCGGGATATTGGCACTTTCAATGGCCATACCGATAGCTATTCCCCAGTAACCCATGGCTGCAATAGCACCGGTAATAATCTTTACAATCTCTTCAATTAATTCTGTCAGTCCAATCTCCCCCCACAAAAAATGCACCCCGGCAAAAGCGGGATACAAATTAAATTTGCGTTCTTTACAGGAAAATCCAGGTGCAATTTTTACCGTCCGGGTTTTCCTTAACCATCTCCGTCAAAAGGCCCATCAGCAACTTCTTGCATTCGGCCAGCAGCCTGGGAGAACCTGCAGTGATGATTATAAACCGCTGCGTCAAGGTCAGGTGGCCCAGCACGGGGCGCATATTCCGCCCCCGGTACTCACCACCAAGCAAGGCTGCCGTTACCTGCCGCAAGGAACCGGAGCCGTCCTTCAATTCCCTTATTATCCTGAACGAATCCGATTTGCCGATGGCCTTCAGCACATCCTGCCAGGAGCCCACGTAAAGAACGGTCCAGCGCACCGTTTCCTCGCCGGCAGGCGCTGCCGCGCCCGAACGGCTATTGTTCAGGCCGTACTCCACAACCATGGCATTTATTTTGTGCGCACGCTCCTTAAGGTAATTGCTCCACCCGTGCACCTTTCTTTTTATTTCGCTGAAGTACTCCTGACGGTCCTGGTACAGCCGGTCTAGCAGCGGTTTTTTACACTCGCCGGGCAGGGCCAGCCCGCCGGTGGAAAATTCATACTCATTTCCTACTTTAAGAACCCTAATCAGCAAAACGCTTCCCGGTTCTACTTCCGCAGCCGCATTTGAATCCCTGACCAGTTTTTCTCCCCGTCCAAGGAGTTCCTTAATAACCACGCCCTCGCCCGGTATAACCTTCTTTATCTCATACAGGGAAATGCGTGAACGGGCCC
The window above is part of the Pelotomaculum thermopropionicum SI genome. Proteins encoded here:
- the DedA gene encoding Uncharacterized membrane-associated protein, which gives rise to MWGEIGLTELIEEIVKIITGAIAAMGYWGIAIGMAIESANIPLPSEVILPFGGYLVSTGKLEFYRTVLAGTVGGTVGSALSYYLGLRGGRPFLVKYGRYFGFSVKHLELAERWFERYGEATTFFTRLMPIVRTFISLPAGIAGMNFKKFIVYTFLGSLPWSLLLTYIGLKLGQNWKSIETWFHKLDVAVILCLAAVILYLWYRRKNLF